CGCCGCGCTGGCCGAAGGCGAGCAAACTGATAACGTACCCACGCCACCGCAGGTGGAACAAACCGCACCGGACGCGCAGGTCCAGACTCCGGTTACCGACGCTCCGGCGGCCGTTGCCCCCGCGCAGCCGCAGGACAATGCGGCACAACCCGCAGCACCGAATAATTACGATCTGACCACCATCGTCATCGACTATAAAGAATACAAAGTCGGCGATGTGGTGCCGGATCAGTATCGT
This genomic stretch from Pantoea cypripedii harbors:
- a CDS encoding RcnB family protein → MRRTHAVLLSAGLFLGSLTLTPAALAEGEQTDNVPTPPQVEQTAPDAQVQTPVTDAPAAVAPAQPQDNAAQPAAPNNYDLTTIVIDYKEYKVGDVVPDQYRGKSYIIAEWQPRHLPAPQENTHWAYINANYILITDDTGKIVMAKSGDIFFKG